A window of Ipomoea triloba cultivar NCNSP0323 chromosome 2, ASM357664v1 contains these coding sequences:
- the LOC116010105 gene encoding putative F-box/FBD/LRR-repeat protein At4g03220, producing METRSAKRKRLLNRVRSSPDGDDRLSDLPDAILHHIFFLLPIKTVAQTSVLSKRWRQLWYSFPDLDFTTINPFANAPVKISSTGRKKVHSWIANGADSINQVLALRDRNSPIRALRFRAHVTFSRLNRLMRRAVKLNVQELDIEVATNDYFNFPRSVISCETLRVFKLKSRYPGFRLPPSPIMKGGFQSLHTLSLSYIILYDQPSLLNLFTDSSFPLLKKLNLDGCNGLMHLNVSCRALEELSLENCCQLEHLDIVGSKLERLRVISCFDSYSNDSLVKIDAQRLESIFWSNNTITDKCCLQNLISLHGAFIGFFILFEDLSAVKLRSVSNFLSGIASSQCLILEYQCVEILSKNNHIAGVSLCCFSKLQSLELHTGFNKHNIPGLANLFRSAPAIHTLIIKIINDHNVERRPWNRDLWQLSSTVEERFWESQSQVMKSFLQHLKIVKIHGFSECENEISLVKFLLKHGKVLEEMFLYGGFSKSRDSLHREKIKSQIMGFSRASGNAKIAFD from the exons ATGGAAACTAGATCTGCTAAGAGGAAAAGGCTGTTGAATCGAGTCCGCTCTTCACCGGACGGCGATGATCGTCTCAGTGATCTCCCCGATGCTATTCTCCACCACATTTTTTTCCTCCTCCCCATCAAAACCGTCGCTCAAACCAGCGTTCTCTCGAAGCGATGGAGGCAGCTCTGGTACTCCTTCCCCGATCTCGATTTCACCACCATCAATCCTTTCGCCAATGCGCCCGTCAAAATCAGCTCCACCGGCCGGAAAAAAGTGCATTCCTGGATCGCAAACGGAGCCGACTCCATCAATCAGGTTTTGGCTCTCCGCGACCGGAATTCCCCGATAAGAGCGCTCCGATTCCGTGCTCACGTCACTTTCTCCCGTCTCAACCGCCTAATGCGCCGTGCCGTTAAGCTTAATGTTCAGGAACTCGATATTGAGGTCGCGACGAACGATTATTTCAATTTCCCTCGGAGTGTCATTTCCTGCGAGACGTTGAGGGTTTTCAAGCTGAAATCTCGTTATCCTGGATTCAGATTGCCGCCTTCTCCGATCATGAAAGGTGGATTTCAATCGCTTCACACGTTATCCTTGTCCTATATCATCTTGTACGATCAGCCTTCGCTTCTGAATTTGTTCACGGATTCGTCTTTTCCTTTGCTCAAGAAGTTGAACCTCGACGGGTGCAACGGGCTAATGCATCTGAACGTGAGTTGTCGAGCGCTGGAAGAATTAAGCCTGGAGAATTGTTGCCAGCTGGAGCATTTGGATATTGTGGGATCAAAGCTGGAGAGGTTACGAGTGATAAGCTGCTTCGATTCCTATAGCAATGACAGTTTGGTTAAAATTGATGCGCAAAGACTGGAATCCATTTTCTGGTCCAACAATACCATCACTGATAAATGTTGTTTACAGAATTTAATATCATTGCATGGAGCGTTCATTGGCTTCTTCATCCTTTTCGAGGACCTCAGTGCGGTGAAGCTTCGTAGCGTATCCAATTTTTTGTCAGGGATTGCTTCTTCCCAGTGCTTAATTCTCGAATATCAATGTGTTGag ATTCTGTCAAAGAACAATCACATTGCAGGTGTCTCGCTGTGTTGTTTCAGCAAACTCCAATCCCTGGAATTACACACTGGATTCAACAAGCACAACATTCCAGGATTAGCAAACCTCTTCAGGAGTGCTCCAGCTATCCACACACTCATAATCAAGATTATCAACGATCACAATGTCGAAAGAAGA CCCTGGAACAGGGACCTATGGCAGCTATCTAGCACTGTGGAAGAGAGGTTCTGGGAGTCACAAAGTCAAGTGATGAAGTCCTTTTTGCAGCACCTAAAGATTGTAAAGATTCATGGATTTTCCGAGTGCGAGAACGAGATTAGCTTAGTGAAGTTCCTGCTGAAGCATGGAAAAGTGTTGGAAGAAATGTTCCTATACGGAGGATTTTCCAAGTCCAGAGACTCACTACACcgagaaaaaataaaatctcaGATAATGGGGTTTTCTCGTGCATCTGGTAATGCTAAGATTGCATTTGACTAG
- the LOC116009020 gene encoding calcium-binding protein PBP1-like produces the protein MAGRKGNEFQDMLPMMADKLGGDGLIKELCKGFSLLMDRDKGVITFESLKKNSAIIGLPDLKDDELRSMVKEGDLDGDGALDQMEFCVLMFRLSPQLMQESEAWLQTALH, from the coding sequence atggcagGAAGAAAAGGCAATGAATTCCAAGACATGCTGCCGATGATGGCCGATAAGCTTGGCGGAGATGGACTGATCAAAGAGCTGTGCAAGGGATTCAGTCTGCTAATGGACAGGGACAAAGGGGTCATTACCTTCGAGAGCCTGAAGAAGAACTCCGCCATTATTGGGCTCCCAGATTTAAAGGATGATGAGTTGCGGAGCATGGTGAAAGAGGGAGATCTGGACGGCGACGGAGCTCTTGATCAAATGGAGTTTTGTGTGCTCATGTTCAGATTGAGCCCTCAACTCATGCAGGAATCTGAAGCCTGGCTTCAAACTGCTCTGCATTAG
- the LOC116010109 gene encoding G-type lectin S-receptor-like serine/threonine-protein kinase At2g19130 yields the protein MAGAKFGYNKLTGEKQSLRSWKSPEDPSPGLYSLAMDPQIWQFAATWNGTDRYWTSGPVNGSLFKFVPEMRPNPIYNFTFVNNANQTFFVYEFFNPDAVISRFVLDISGQLRHYTWLDSSKAWNIFFLKPEKKCDVPACGNATAGTANSQEDRFRMVTNTRLPRHPRNVTVGSTTECESACLRNCTCNAYAYDNTNGGCWHWDGELLNLSKDNSNGSTIYIRLAASEFVVQVTI from the exons ATGGCCGGCGCCAAATTCGGATACAACAAGCTCACCGGTGAAAAGCAATCCCTCCGGTCATGGAAGAGCCCGGAGGATCCTTCTCCTGGGCTATACTCCTTGGCGATGGACCCACAGATTTGGCAGTTTGCTGCCACGTGGAACGGGACAGACCGGTACTGGACCAGTGGGCCCGTCAACGGGAGTCTCTTCAAATTCGTCCCGGAAATGAGGCCCAATCCCATATACAACTTCACCTTCGTCAACAATGCCAACCAGACTTTCTTTGTCTATGAATTCTTCAACCCCGATGCAGTCATATCAAGATTTGTACTCGATATCTCGGGGCAACTCAGGCACTACACGTGGCTGGATAGTAGCAAGGCGTGGAACATCTTCTTCCTTAAGCCGGAGAAGAAGTGTGATGTTCCCGCT TGTGGTAATGCCACCGCCGGAACTGCTAATTCCCAGGAGGACAGGTTTAGAATGGTAACGAATACGAGATTACCTAGACATCCTCGAAACGTGACAGTTGGGAGTACAACCGAATGTGAATCGGCATGTCTAAGGAATTGCACTTGTAATGCCTATGCTTATGATAATACAAATGGTGGTTGTTGGCACTGGGATGGAGAGCTTCTCAATCTGTCTAAAGACAACAGTAATGGAAGCACGATCTATATCAGACTTGCTGCATCTGAATTTGTTGTCCAGGttacaatttaa
- the LOC116010110 gene encoding G-type lectin S-receptor-like serine/threonine-protein kinase At1g11300, whose protein sequence is MPQSGDNDIEANYLVEEHDEKHIDVPFFSFESILAATDNFSKQNKLGQGGFGPVYKGEFQGGQEIAVKRLSSESTQGINEFKNEVELIAKLQHRNLVRLLGYCIKGKEQILLYEYMQNKSLDTFIFDEERSAVLDWEKRFEIIRGIARGLMYLHHDSRLRIIHRDMKTSNILLDEEMNPRISDFGLARIVEGKRTEAINTNRVAGTYGYMSPEYALDGLFSTKSDVFSFGVVMLEIITGRRSSGFYDHDGSSNLLGYAWRLWNEGKIRELVQKSLLPIEAKHESEVFKCINVGLLCVQEQAGDRPSMPNALVMMLSTESTNLPRPNQPAFITRTGMSPATSTSASSGLPQNTHSRNELSVTVFEGRLYVIFNSPISLGDDTLTVNDNLSLTTTIVSSNGRFEMGFFTPGKTANYYAGIWYNQIEPQTVIWVANRDTPISFVDMASTTLKISDGNLVLVNVTGGLLWSTNAATSGGSKNSLRATLLNTGNLVLIDGNSTDEAQPLWQSFDHPTDTTMAGAKFGYNKLTGEKQTLRSWKSPEDPSPGLYSLAMDPQIWQFAATWNGTDRYWTSGPANGSLFKLVPEMRPNPIYNFTFVNNANQTFFVYEFFNPDAVISRFVLDISGQLRHYTWLDSSKAWNILFLKPEKQCDVPAVCGPFGMCNDNSTSLCDCLPGFRRKSDKDWGLKVFSGGCVRKADLQCGNATGTANSQEDRFRMITNTRLPRHPRNVTVGSTTECESACLRNCSCNAYAYDDRNGGCSHWDGELLNLYEDNSNGSTIYIRLAASEFFVQGQSQVQHLMARDYWAEALRVKSRYSDLFLENCLLLISTDQNQNKVSAGKLKVIIPVTVASLLLVACIFTYICYTRRKGKIEGMEYLMSEEVHDERRIDVPFFSFESILVATDNFSDENKLGRGGFGPVYKGEFQDGKEIAVKRLSSESSQGINEFKNEVELIARLQHRNLVRLLGYCIKGKEKILLYEYMQHKSLDTFIFDQERSVLLDWENRFDIILGIARGLMYLHHDSRLRIIHRDMKTSNILLDSEMNPKISDFGLARILEGRKTEAVNTIRVAGTYGYMSPEYASDGLFSIKSDVFSFGVIMLEIITGRRSSGFYHPDGSANLLAYAWKLWNEGQTREFVHESLIPLEPKHEREVLKCIHISLLCVQERPEDRPRMPTVLTMLNNETCESLSRPNQPAFVPRTSMPSTTSTSSSSSGLPHSNNEVTLTVLEGR, encoded by the exons ATGCCACAATCGGGTGACAATGACATAGAAGCAAACTACTTGGTAGAAGAGCATGATGAGAAACACATAGATGTTCCATTCTTTAGTTTTGAAAGCATATTAGCTGCAACAGACAACTTCTCGAAACAAAATAAGCTGGGACAAGGAGGGTTTGGGCCTGTTTATAAG GGTGAATTTCAGGGAGGACAAGAAATAGCAGTGAAAAGGTTGTCGAGTGAATCCACACAAGGCAtcaatgaatttaaaaatgaagTCGAGCTAATTGCAAAGCTTCAACATCGAAATCTAGTTCGACTTTTGGGCTACTGCATCAAGGGAAAAGAACAGATTTTGCTCTATGAATACATGCAAAACAAGAGCCTAGACACCTTCATCTTTG ATGAAGAACGAAGCGCGGTGTTAGATTGGGAGAAGCGGTTTGAAATCATCCGTGGAATTGCTCGAGGACTTATGTATCTACACCATGACTCAAGATTACGAATCATTCATAGAGATATGAAGACAAGTAACATCCTGTTAGATGAAGAAATGAACCCAAGAATTTCAGACTTCGGCTTGGCAAGAATAGTTGAAGGAAAAAGAACAGAGGCAATCAATACCAACAGAGTTGCTGGAACATA cGGCTATATGTCTCCCGAGTATGCATTGGACGGACTGTTCTCAACTAAGTCAGATGTCTTTAGTTTCGGGGTTGTGATGCTCGAGATCATCACCGGGAGGAGAAGCTCTGGTTTTTATGACCATGATGGATCTTCAAATCTATTAGGCTAT GCGTGGAGATTGTGGAATGAAGGGAAAATAAGAGAGTTAGTGCAGAAGTCGCTGCTGCCAATAGAAGCAAAGCATGAAAGTGAAGTTTTCAAGTGTATAAACGTGGGGCTATTGTGTGTACAAGAACAGGCAGGAGATCGTCCTAGCATGCCAAATGCACTTGTTATGATGCTTAGCACTGAAAGCACCAACCTTCCCAGACCTAATCAACCGGCTTTTATAACTCGGACTGGCATGTCTCCTGCAACCTCTACTTCTGCTTCATCTGGTTTGCCGCAAAACACGCATTCCAGGAATGAATTGTCTGTAACAGTATTTGAGGGCA GATTGTATGTCATCTTCAATTCTCCAATCTCCCTTGGAGATGACACCCTCACTGTAAACGATAATCTAAGTCTAACAACCACCATTGTCTCTTCTAATGGAAGATTTGAGATGGGGTTCTTCACGCCGGGCAAGACTGCCAACTACTACGCAGGCATTTGGTACAATCAGATTGAACCCCAAACCGTGATTTGGGTGGCAAACAGGGACACTCCAATCTCCTTCGTGGATATGGCCTCCACCACCTTAAAAATCTCGGACGGAAACCTCGTACTAGTTAACGTCACAGGCGGGTTACTTTGGTCCACAAATGCCGCCACCTCCGGCGGCTCCAAGAATTCTCTCCGGGCAACTCTTCTCAACACCGGAAATTTGGTCCTGATTGATGGCAATAGTACTGATGAGGCTCAACCCCTTTGGCAAAGCTTTGATCACCCAACTGACACCACCATGGCCGGCGCCAAATTCGGATACAACAAGCTCACCGGTGAAAAGCAAACCCTCCGGTCATGGAAGAGCCCGGAGGATCCTTCTCCTGGGCTATACTCCTTGGCGATGGACCCACAGATTTGGCAGTTTGCTGCCACGTGGAACGGGACGGACCGGTACTGGACCAGTGGGCCCGCCAACGGGAGTCTATTCAAATTGGTCCCGGAGATGAGGCCCAATCCCATATATAACTTCACCTTCGTCAACAATGCCAACCAGACTTTCTTTGTCTATGAATTCTTCAACCCCGATGCAGTCATATCAAGATTTGTACTGGATATCTCCGGGCAACTCCGGCACTACACGTGGCTGGATAGTAGCAAGGCGTGGAACATCTTGTTTCTTAAGCCGGAGAAGCAGTGTGATGTTCCCGCTGTTTGCGGGCCGTTTGGTATGTGCAATGATAACTCCACTTCCTTATGTGATTGTTTGCCCGGATTCCGGCGTAAATCGGACAAAGATTGGGGGTTGAAGGTTTTTTCCGGTGGATGCGTGAGAAAAGCGGATTTGCAGTGTGGTAATGCCACCGGAACTGCTAATTCCCAGGAGGACAGGTTTAGGATGATAACGAATACGAGATTACCTAGACATCCTCGAAACGTGACAGTTGGGAGCACAACCGAATGTGAATCAGCATGTCTAAGGAATTGCTCTTGTAATGCCTATGCTTATGATGATAGAAATGGTGGTTGTTCGCACTGGGATGGAGAGCTTCTGAATCTGTATGAAGACAACAGTAATGGAAGCACGATCTATATCAGACTTGCTGCGTCTGAATTTTTTGTCCAGG GCCAGAGTCAAGTTCAGCATTTGATGGCTAGGGATTATTGGGCAGAGGCCTTAAGGGTCAAGTCCAGGTACTCTGATCTGTTTCTAGAAAAT TGTCTCCTTCTCATTTCAACAGATCAAAATCAAAACAAGGTATCTGCAGGGAAGCTGAAAGTTATAATACCTGTCACGGTGGCTTCTTTGCTTCTAGTGGCATGCATCTTTACCTACATTTGTTACACAAGGAGAAAAG GTAAAATAGAAGGCATGGAATACTTGATGAGTGAAGAAGTTCACGATGAGAGACGCattgatgttccattctttagTTTTGAAAGCATATTAGTTGCTACGGACAATTTTTCAGATGAAAATAAACTTGGACGCGGAGGATTTGGACCTGTTTATAAG GGTGAATTTCAAGATGGAAAAGAAATAGCAGTAAAAAGGTTGTCAAGTGAATCCTCACAAGGCATCAATGAATTCAAAAATGAAGTTGAGCTTATTGCAAGGCTTCAACATCGGAATCTAGTTCGACTTTTGGGCTACTGCATCAAGGGAAAAGAAAAGATTTTGCTCTATGAATACATGCAACACAAGAGCCTAGACACCTTTATCTTTG ATCAAGAACGAAGCGTGCTATTAGATTGGGAGAATCGATTTGACATCATCTTGGGAATTGCTCGAGGTCTTATGTATCTGCACCACGATTCAAGGTTACGGATTATTCATAGAGATATGAAGACAAGTAACATTCTGTTAGATTCAGAGATGAACCCAAAAATTTCAGATTTTGGCTTGGCAAGAATACTTGAAGGGAGAAAAACAGAAGCAGTCAATACCATCAGAGTTGCTGGAACGTA TGGTTACATGTCGCCTGAATATGCATCCGATGGACTCTTTTCGATTAAGTCAGATGTCTTCAGTTTCGGCGTTATCATGCTCGAGATCATCACTGGGAGGAGAAGCTCCGGTTTTTATCACCCTGATGGATCTGCAAATCTATTAGCCTAT GCATGGAAATTATGGAACGAAGGACAAACAAGAGAGTTTGTGCACGAATCTCTGATTCCACTTGAACCAAAACACGAAAGAGAAGTGTTAAAGTGCATACACATCAGCCTCTTATGTGTACAAGAACGTCCTGAAGATCGTCCTAGGATGCCTACTGTACTTACCATGCTTAACAACGAAACCTGCGAGAGCCTTTCAAGACCTAATCAACCAGCTTTTGTTCCGCGAACAAGCATGCCCTCTACTACCTCtacatcttcttcttcctctggTTTGCCGCACTCAAATAATGAGGTCACACTTACCGTGCTTGAAGGCAGATAG
- the LOC116010111 gene encoding G-type lectin S-receptor-like serine/threonine-protein kinase At2g19130, with translation MYFVVFLGLCLIIFNSPISLGEDTLSATQNLSLTTTLVSSNGRFQMGFFTPDKSANYYAGIWYAQIEPQTVIWVANRDTPIPSVDMDSTSLKVLDGNLVLVNNAAGEFLWSTNSTRSNNSVRATLLDTGNLVLSHGPYSNSTPPVWQSFDHPSNTFMPNAKLGYNKHTGEKQSLRSWKSGIDPSPGLFSLEMNEEIGEYVLKWNGTEQYWSSGSWNGTLFNSIPGLRSNTIYNFTYVNNENETYYAYYFYNSAVISRFIIDISGQIRHYTWLDSSKTWNIFFRQPEKQCDVYAYCGPFGMCVENSSSFCDCLPGFRHKSDEDWGLKDFSGGCVRKAELQCGNGSIAADSQDRMRIRMSRELLL, from the exons ATGTATTTTGTTGTCTTCTTAGGATTGTGTCTCATCATCTTCAACTCTCCAATCTCCCTTGGAGAAGACACCCTCTCTGCAACTCAAAATCTGAGTCTCACAACCACCCTTGTCTCTTCTAATGGAAGATTCCAGATGGGATTCTTCACTCCCGACAAATCCGCTAACTACTACGCAGGCATTTGGTACGCTCAGATTGAACCCCAAACCGTGATTTGGGTGGCAAACAGGGATACTCCTATCCCATCCGTGGATATGGACTCAACCTCCTTGAAAGTCCTGGACGGAAACCTGGTATTAGTAAACAACGCCGCCGGGGAATTCCTCTGGTCCACGAATTCCACCCGCTCCAACAATTCCGTCCGGGCCACTCTTCTGGACACCGGGAATTTGGTCCTGTCCCATGGCCCCTATTCCAATTCCACTCCACCCGTTTGGCAGAGCTTTGATCACCCATCCAACACGTTTATGCCAAACGCCAAACTCGGATACAATAAGCACACGGGCGAAAAGCAATCCCTCCGGTCTTGGAAGAGTGGTATTGATCCATCCCCGGGGCTATTCTCCCTGGAAATGAACGAGGAGATTGGGGAATATGTTTTGAAGTGGAACGGGACAGAGCAATACTGGAGTAGTGGATCCTGGAATGGGACgctattcaattccattccagGCCTGAGGTCCAACACCATATATAATTTCACCTACGTCAACAACGAAAACGAGACTTACTACGCCTATTACTTCTACAACTCTGCAGTCATATCAAGATTCATAATCGATATCTCCGGCCAAATCAGGCATTACACCTGGCTGGATAGCAGCAAAACGTGGAACATCTTTTTCCGGCAACCGGAAAAGCAGTGCGATGTTTATGCTTATTGCGGGCCGTTTGGTATGTGCGTTGAGAACTCATCTTCGTTCTGTGATTGCTTGCCCGGATTCCGGCATAAATCAGACGAAGATTGGGGGTTGAAGGATTTCTCCGGTGGGTGCGTGAGGAAAGCGGAGTTGCAGTGCGGTAATGGGAGCATTGCTGCTGACTCGCAGGACAG AATGCGAATCCGCATGTCTAGGGAATTGCTCCTGTAA
- the LOC116005657 gene encoding zinc finger protein CONSTANS-LIKE 4-like codes for MKICELCKGVARMYCESDQANLCWSCDSKVHSANFLVERHSRRLLCHVCQSPTAWSASGSRLGSMVSTCERCFGSGARSGHEAEVSRQENRAEDEFEDEDEDEDDDEVEEEDDDDEIDSEDIQVVPWSSTPPPPPASSSSDDSLLTEREVSGKRLRENDTDLQYEDNRRNLSSQLSLRTPSESSAAFRGLHVLNDETCMLDSGRPAKLRRTTDPIGTGRVERSESRSSLIVDAKGRFHREEVQSSRDLAEFCRLSDDPTALDLDCSETS; via the exons atgaagatctgTGAGCTGTGTAAAGGTGTGGCCAGAATGTATTGCGAGTCGGACCAAGCGAATCTGTGTTGGAGCTGCGATTCCAAGGTACACTCCGCTAACTTCCTGGTCGAGCGGCACTCGCGGCGTCTGCTCTGCCACGTGTGCCAGTCGCCGACGGCGTGGTCGGCTTCCGGCTCCAGGCTAGGATCTATGGTTTCCACCTGTGAAAGATGCTTTGGAAGTGGTGCGAGGAGCGGACATGAGGCGGAGGTGAGCCGTCAAGAGAATCGCGCCGAAGATGAGTTcgaggatgaggatgaggatgaggatgacgaTGAAGTGGAGGAAGAGGATGACGATGATGAGATAGATTCAGAGGATATTCAGGTGGTTCCGTGGTCATCcactccgccgccgccgccggcttCGTCGAGCAGCGATGATTCGTTACTCACGGAGAGAGAAGTTTCTGGTAAACGATTGCGTGAAAATGACACAGATCTCCAATATGAG GACAATCGCCGCAATTTATCGTCCCAGCTCAGCCTCCGCACGCCGTCAGAATCGTCGGCGGCTTTCAGAGGCTTACATGTTCTGAACGACGAGACTTGTATGCTTGACAGTGGAAGGCCGGCGAAGCTCAGAAGAACAACAGACCCTATAGGAACGGGTCGGGTTGAAAGATCCGAATCGAGATCCTCGTTAATCGTTGACGCAAAAGGGCGATTTCATCGGGAGGAGGTGCAGTCAAGTCGAGATCTCGCCGAGTTTTGTCGACTCAGCGACGACCCTACCGCCTTAGATCTCGACTGCTCTGAAACTTCGTAG